The bacterium nucleotide sequence TTCAGCCCGGGATGCCCTGGTGCTTGCCGAACAGAACCCCGGCCAGGAGATAATTTTTATCGGCATCGGGTTCGAGACGACTTCGCCTTCGATCGCCGCGACTATCATGGAAGCATCGAAAAAAAAGGTAAAGAATTTTTCGGTCCTGCCCGCCGTCAAATCGATCCCGCCCGCGCTTGATCTCATCGCCCGGTCCCGCCGGATCAATGTTCATGGTCTTATCCTGCCCGGCCACGTTTCGACCATCATCGGCACGCACCCCTATCAGTTCCTTGCCGGGGTCCATCATATACCGGGCTGCGTGACTGGATTTGAGCCGATCGACATCCTGCAGGGTATTCTTGACCTGGTGCGGCAGATCGTGAAAAATGAAGCGCGGATCGATAATGAATACGCGCGGGTCGTCAAGCCTGAGGGTAACCAGACCGCACTCACCATGCTGGCGCGTGTTTTTGTGCCGGCTGACAGCGAATGGCGCGGGATCGGTGTCATTCCCGGGTCCGGGCTAGCCATACGCGCCGAGTACCGGGATCATGACGCGAGCAGGAAATTCAAACTGAAGACACCGATAAGCGCGGAACCAAAAGGATGCATATGCGGCAAGGTTCTGCTGGGTTTGAAGACACCCGCTCAATGCGCGCTGTTCGGCAAGAAATGCACGCCGGCTTCGCCGGTCGGCGCTTGCATGGTCTCCAGCGAAGGTTCATGCGCGGCGTATTATAGATACGGCTTGAAAAAATAATGAAGTTGGGAAGGTGAGAGGTTAGGAAGATAAGAAGTTGGGAGAAAACAGAAAATTATAAAGGGGAGCAAAAGATACACGCTTAGGCTGTAAACACGCTTTGCTGAAAAAAGCGAAATTAAGAGATAAGATGAAAAAAATTACACAAGAATTAATCAGCGAACTATATGACCTGTTATCGCCCTGCCGGCTCTGCCCTAATGACTGCCGGGCGGAGCGTATAAAAGGGGAGACCGGGTCATGCCGCGCCGGGTCCGATCCGAAGGTTTCCTCCTATCACCAGCATTTCGGCGAAGAGCCACAGCTGATCGGCACCAGCGGCTCAGGCACGATATTTTTTGCGCATTGCAACATGCACTGCGTGTTCTGTCAGAACTACGATGTCAGCCAATCCGGTATCGGAAAGCAGATTGGCGTCAGGCGTTTGTGCGAGATGATGCTCGAACTTCAGGAACTGGGCAGCCACAACATCAACCTGGTAACGCCGACGCCCTGGGTACCGCAGATCGTGGATGCCCTGATGCTGGCGCAGGCCGGCGGTCTGACCATCCCCGTGGTCTATAACTGCGGCGGTTATGAATCGACTCGAACGCTGAAATTACTGGACGGCGTGATCGATATCTATATGCCGGACATTAAGTATAGTGATAATGCCTTGGCTTTCAAATATTCAGGGGTAAAAGACTACTGGGATACCGCGCGGCCGGCGCTTGTGGAAATGCATAGGCAGGTTGGGGATATGGTGACCGGCCAAGGAGGGATAGTGCAAAAGGGGCTATTGATCCGCCATCTGGTTTTACCCGGAGATCTGGCCGGTACTGCCGCCTGCCTGGAGTTTATCGGCATGAAGATCTCGCGCAAAGCAGCGGTGAACATCATGGCTCAGTACCATCCGGCGTTTCGGGCAAATGAGTTTCCGGAACTAAGCCGCCGGATCACGCCGGGGGAATACCAGAGGGCACTCAAGATCGCCGACGAATTCGGATTGGCCGATACACTTATTTGAACGCGCATGGTCTTCCATAAATAAAATATAAAATAAATGAACGATCATAATTCTCGCCGGCATTGACCATATGAAAGGCATGCTTGACTGAATGCTATTTTCTATTATAGTAATATAATGAAAATGATCATCGTGTCCAACCGACTGCCGGTCACTGTGGTCCAGGAGGGCGATGCCATGACGTTCAAAGAAAGCTCCGGTGGTTTGGTCTCAGGTCTGAGCGCTTATCTGGATTCGCTCAAGAGCTCGTCTTTTGCAAAGTCCGATTACACATGGCTGGGGTGGCCCGGTACTTCAATAGATAAAAAATTCAACAACAAGGTAAGGTCTGAACTGCTCGCTAAATTCCAGGCTTACCCGGTTTTTCTTACCGAGCAAGAGATGGATAAATTCTACCTGGGATTCTGCAATAAGACGATCTGGCCGCTTTTCCATTATTTTCCCTCCTATGTCACGTACGATGATGATTACTGGATCCGATACAGATCGGTCAACGAGATGTTCTGCAACGCCGTGTTGGAAATTACAAAACCCGATGACGTTATATGGGTGCACGATTATCATCTTATGTTGTTACCTGGGCTTTTACGGGATAAAATGCCGGGATTGTCGATCGGATATTTCCATCACATTCCGTTTCCGTCCTTCGAATTATTCCGGCAGCTGCCGGGAAAGTGCCGGTTTGAACTTCTCAACGGCCTGCTGGGTGCCGATTTGATAGGTTTCCATACCCAGGAATACACACAGTATTTTTTAAGATGCGTCTTGAGGATTTTGGGCTATGAACATGACATGGGTCTTATTAACATGACGAACCATGTCGCCAAGGCAGATACGTTTCCCATGGGCATAGACTACGCAAAATTCAACGAGGCCGGCACCGCGCCCGGCGTAAAAGAACAGGAAGAGGAACTCAAAAGCGAATTGGCCAAATACCGCGTTGTTCTTTCGATCGACCGTCTTGATTATACGAAGGGCGTGGTGAACCGGCTGCGCGGTTATGAACTTTTTCTCGAAAAAAATCCCGATTATCGAAAAAAAGTCGTGCTGGTTCTGATCCTCGTACCTTCCCGTATCGGCGTGGATAGTTATCAGAATATGAAAAAACAGATCGATGAATTGGTAGGGAAGATCAATGGCAAGTTCGGTGATATTGATTGGACGCCCATAATTTATCAGTATAAATTCCTGCCTTTCGAGCCACTGCTAGCTCTGTACAGGACTGGTGACATCTGCCTGGTGACGCCCTTGAGGGACGGCATGAACCTGGTGGCAAAAGAGTACGTCGCTTCTCGATCCGACCTTAAAGGCATACTTATCCTCAGCGAAATGGCCGGGGCGGCAAAGGAAATGGGTGAAGCGATCATAATCAACCCTAATAGCGTTGAGGAATTGACCGCGGCGCTGAAGCAGGCACTGGATATGACCGAGGAAGAGCAAACGCATCGGAACCAAGCGATGCAGAACCGGCTGCAGCGTTATGATGTCGTGCGGTGGGCCACCGATTTCATCGATGAACTTCGATCGATCAAAAAGATGCAGGCGGAAAGATTCTATGCTAAACTCATAAATCCTGAAATAAAAAATCACCTGCTCGACGATTTTAAAAAGGCGCAGAGGAAACTGATCTTCCTGGACTATGACGGCACTATCGTTCCATTCACCGTCGATCCGCGCAAGGCTAAACCTACCAATGAGATCCTGACGACCCTCGGGCAGATCTCATCCAAGGAGGACATAGATCTGATCATTGTGAGCGGCCGTGACCGGGCAACTCTCACCGATTGGCTTGGCAAATTGAATATCGGATTGGTGGCTGAACACGGCGTATGGATAAAAGAGCCGGAAAATGACTGGCAAATGATCAAGCCGATGCTGGGTGACTGGAAAGCGAAGATCCTGCCGATCCTCATAACGTATGCGGACCGTTTACCTGGATCCTTCGTCGAAGAAAAGGAATTTTCGGTCGTGTGGCACTATCGCGGGGCCGATCCTGAACTTGGCGCCCTGCGCGCCAAGGAGCTGATGGATGAACTCGTCGAGTACACGGCCAACATGGACGTACAGGTCCTTCAGGGCAGCAAGGTCATTGAGGTAAGAAATGCCGGAGTGAATAAGGGCGTCGCAGCGATGCATTTCTTAACGGCACGGGATCATGATTTCATCATGGCGATCGGGGACGACTGGACCGATGAGGAGCTCTTTAAAGCCTTGCCGCCGAGATCGTATACGATCAGGGTCGGAGTTGTGTCTTCATACGCGCTCTATAATCTTCGCGATTATATGGAAGTCCGCCGGCTGCTTGAACAATTGGCGCGATGAACGAACCCTTTATTTTCTACACGCGGTTCAACCTTGTGCGTCTGCTCGGTATCAAAGTCTGCAGCCCGGCCGAGCTGTTGGTGGGGATAAAGTCGGTCCCACTATCCTCCATATATTACCATACCCACCGGTTCTTGCAGCAGCATAACTGCCTGTCGCCCGAGCCGCCCAATGATTTCGCCTACTGGCTGACAAATACTGTAAACATGAAAGAGCTGGGCGAGGCATTTGCCAGCATTGACACGGTCTCTTACGACACCCTCGAGGGCATCAGGAGCGTATTTGTGAATACCCTGGAGAATTACCTGTCGAAAGGCCGGCAATCACCCCTTTGCGCGCCCGGCGAAGAATTTCATTTTATGAGCTGCACGACATTCGTCATATCTACCGGATCCGAAGCGGCCGGCCTGGCAGAATTGGCCGATAATATAAAGAAGATCAGCGTTGATTCTCTTTATTATCACATGTTCGAAGCCCGCCTGCGGCTGGGCAAGGGCGGAAATGATTTTGCCCGGTGGTGCGACAGTATTAATGAAAAAACCCTGGCAGCGCAGCTGCGAAAGCTGGATCCTTACACGTGCACGCTGGAGACTTTAAGGGCAAGAATTTTGTATTTGATATCAGAATATGCCGAACATTAACGATTATTCCTCGATCTGCGGTCAGAGCGTGGTCGATGAGTTGTTCCTGCTGGCTGAAAAAATCAGAGGCAGAGTGATCCAGAACATCAATTCCACGCCAGTCGGCGGCGGAGTCGCGGAGATCCTCACGAATATGATTCCGTTGCTTAAGCAGCTCGGTGTCGAGGCAAAATGGGACGTCATCAAGGGTAACGAGAGATTTTTCAGCATAACCAAGAATATCCATAATGCCTTACATGGCGTTGATGTCGAACTCTCTTCCGAGGACTTCGAGTATTTCCTGCACGTCAATCACGATAACGCCCGGGAGATGCCGCTCTACGGCGATGTGCTGTTCATCCATGATCCGCAGCCGATCGCGCTGGTGGACATGAAAAGGGAATCAGGAAAAAAATGGATATGGCGCTGCCACATCGATTTCACGGAACCGCGGCCGGCGGTCATGGATTTCTTAAAGACTTATATAGAAATGTATGACCGCGCGGTTTTTTCCGCTCCGGCCTTTGCTCGTAATATTACCATTCCACAGATCCTGATATCTCCTTCGATCGATCCTTTAAGCGATAAGAACAGGGATCTCACCCCTGAGATCATCGGCTCGGTGCTTGAGAAATACGGGATCGACGGGAAGCGGCCGATCGTGACCCAGATCTCCCGGTTCGATTATCTAAAGGATCCCCTGGGCGTGGTCGAAGTTTATAAAAAAGTAAAAAAACATGTTGACTGCCAGCTGATCCTGGCCG carries:
- the hypD gene encoding hydrogenase formation protein HypD, translating into MNSPAQCIIAEIKKLCDRQINLMEVCGTHTMAIAAAGIRNMMPGNLKLLSGPGCPVCVTPLSVIDHAIELARQSDMIITTFGDMVRVPGSRSSLEIYHPRIVYSARDALVLAEQNPGQEIIFIGIGFETTSPSIAATIMEASKKKVKNFSVLPAVKSIPPALDLIARSRRINVHGLILPGHVSTIIGTHPYQFLAGVHHIPGCVTGFEPIDILQGILDLVRQIVKNEARIDNEYARVVKPEGNQTALTMLARVFVPADSEWRGIGVIPGSGLAIRAEYRDHDASRKFKLKTPISAEPKGCICGKVLLGLKTPAQCALFGKKCTPASPVGACMVSSEGSCAAYYRYGLKK
- a CDS encoding radical SAM protein, whose translation is MKKITQELISELYDLLSPCRLCPNDCRAERIKGETGSCRAGSDPKVSSYHQHFGEEPQLIGTSGSGTIFFAHCNMHCVFCQNYDVSQSGIGKQIGVRRLCEMMLELQELGSHNINLVTPTPWVPQIVDALMLAQAGGLTIPVVYNCGGYESTRTLKLLDGVIDIYMPDIKYSDNALAFKYSGVKDYWDTARPALVEMHRQVGDMVTGQGGIVQKGLLIRHLVLPGDLAGTAACLEFIGMKISRKAAVNIMAQYHPAFRANEFPELSRRITPGEYQRALKIADEFGLADTLI
- a CDS encoding bifunctional alpha,alpha-trehalose-phosphate synthase (UDP-forming)/trehalose-phosphatase is translated as MKMIIVSNRLPVTVVQEGDAMTFKESSGGLVSGLSAYLDSLKSSSFAKSDYTWLGWPGTSIDKKFNNKVRSELLAKFQAYPVFLTEQEMDKFYLGFCNKTIWPLFHYFPSYVTYDDDYWIRYRSVNEMFCNAVLEITKPDDVIWVHDYHLMLLPGLLRDKMPGLSIGYFHHIPFPSFELFRQLPGKCRFELLNGLLGADLIGFHTQEYTQYFLRCVLRILGYEHDMGLINMTNHVAKADTFPMGIDYAKFNEAGTAPGVKEQEEELKSELAKYRVVLSIDRLDYTKGVVNRLRGYELFLEKNPDYRKKVVLVLILVPSRIGVDSYQNMKKQIDELVGKINGKFGDIDWTPIIYQYKFLPFEPLLALYRTGDICLVTPLRDGMNLVAKEYVASRSDLKGILILSEMAGAAKEMGEAIIINPNSVEELTAALKQALDMTEEEQTHRNQAMQNRLQRYDVVRWATDFIDELRSIKKMQAERFYAKLINPEIKNHLLDDFKKAQRKLIFLDYDGTIVPFTVDPRKAKPTNEILTTLGQISSKEDIDLIIVSGRDRATLTDWLGKLNIGLVAEHGVWIKEPENDWQMIKPMLGDWKAKILPILITYADRLPGSFVEEKEFSVVWHYRGADPELGALRAKELMDELVEYTANMDVQVLQGSKVIEVRNAGVNKGVAAMHFLTARDHDFIMAIGDDWTDEELFKALPPRSYTIRVGVVSSYALYNLRDYMEVRRLLEQLAR
- a CDS encoding DUF5752 family protein, which gives rise to MNEPFIFYTRFNLVRLLGIKVCSPAELLVGIKSVPLSSIYYHTHRFLQQHNCLSPEPPNDFAYWLTNTVNMKELGEAFASIDTVSYDTLEGIRSVFVNTLENYLSKGRQSPLCAPGEEFHFMSCTTFVISTGSEAAGLAELADNIKKISVDSLYYHMFEARLRLGKGGNDFARWCDSINEKTLAAQLRKLDPYTCTLETLRARILYLISEYAEH
- a CDS encoding glycosyltransferase, whose product is MPNINDYSSICGQSVVDELFLLAEKIRGRVIQNINSTPVGGGVAEILTNMIPLLKQLGVEAKWDVIKGNERFFSITKNIHNALHGVDVELSSEDFEYFLHVNHDNAREMPLYGDVLFIHDPQPIALVDMKRESGKKWIWRCHIDFTEPRPAVMDFLKTYIEMYDRAVFSAPAFARNITIPQILISPSIDPLSDKNRDLTPEIIGSVLEKYGIDGKRPIVTQISRFDYLKDPLGVVEVYKKVKKHVDCQLILAGGGATDDPEAQQVLNEVRRAAVGDQDIHILFLPSASDIAINALVRASTVILQKSLKEGFGLTVAEALWKAKPVIASAVGGIPLQITHKYSGILTRSIDGTIHYLKQLLHEPAYAQKLGVNGREHIRNNFLITRHIREYLLLFLSLYHEGDLIYL